GAGAAAAGGGTTCCCCTCCCGAACTACGTATACTGTCAGCTGTAACTATTTCAAGACATCCGCTACCCCGAGGTGGCGAAATTCTTCACAGACGTACAGCCGACAGTGTTACCCCGCGCGGCCCGTCTGAAAAAACATGTCTTCCGATGACATCTCGGTGGTCCTCTCGGACGACCGACCACCGGTCGATACGCTGGCAGTCGGCGTCTCGGAGTACGGTCTGGCCGGCCTCACAGCCGTCGATTATCTCGCCGACCAGCATTCGATGCGCGAAGTCGGCCATCTGCGGACGCCGGGACCGCCGTTCATCACCCCATTCGAGAACGGAACGCCGAGACATCACACGCGGCTGTATGTCGACGAAGCAGCGTCGTTTGCCGTCTTAGTCGGTGAGCGGTTCGTGCCGCCGGCCCAGGCTGTGTCGCTCGCTGAGGCAATCGTGACGGCTGGGCAAAAACTGGACGCTTCGAACATGACGATGCTCACCGGTGTCCCCATCGCACACGGCCCGGACGACCACGCCCCATTCTACATCGCAACGCCGGCGTACCAGGAAACGTATCTCGACGACACCGCCATCAGACCGATGGGGAACGGGTTCCTCGACGGATTGAGTGCGGAGCTTGTCACCCGAGGTATCGATGAGTCGTTTCCGACAGGCGTGTTCACGACGCCGACGCATCCGCAAGCGCCCGACGCCGCGGCCGCGATCAGACTGCTCACCGCGCTGAAAGAGACCCATGCAATCCAGATCGACACCGGTCCGCTGGAGGCCTTCGCCGCAAACATCGAGGCCCACTACCAGGCGCTCGCAGAACGGCTGGACGCTGCCGATACCGACCTACTGCCGGATGACCGAATGTATATGTAATTGCTAAAATTTGGAACGTTCGTCCATATTCCTATGGATTAAAACTATATCAATTCCACATTGTGCGTGAACAATAAAACATTTCGCCGACACCTTTTTCAGCGTACAGCGCGTTCCTTTCCTTGATGACCTCCACCGAAATCTATACCACTAGCGCGGTCGACTCAGACCCACCGCCACAGACGCGGTCCAAGACATCGCTGTTTTGCCCCAACTGCGGCCACGAGAGCGCAGTA
The genomic region above belongs to Haloarcula hispanica ATCC 33960 and contains:
- a CDS encoding proteasome assembly chaperone family protein, which produces MSSDDISVVLSDDRPPVDTLAVGVSEYGLAGLTAVDYLADQHSMREVGHLRTPGPPFITPFENGTPRHHTRLYVDEAASFAVLVGERFVPPAQAVSLAEAIVTAGQKLDASNMTMLTGVPIAHGPDDHAPFYIATPAYQETYLDDTAIRPMGNGFLDGLSAELVTRGIDESFPTGVFTTPTHPQAPDAAAAIRLLTALKETHAIQIDTGPLEAFAANIEAHYQALAERLDAADTDLLPDDRMYM